One Synergistaceae bacterium DZ-S4 genomic region harbors:
- the radC gene encoding DNA repair protein RadC: MKLKDLPEEERPREKLLAHGANSLSVVELLAVLLRTGRKGEDVLEFSASILNDWGGLEGLCRAGARELMTEKGLNSSKVATVAAVIELGNRIASLGGKERVRWETRLEMIAKEVRFCDREMIWALFLDAGGKVLEEEKISYGGQSGAYLDIPVFYRKAVRINAYGVVLLHNHPDGSCSASREDINITDHLRKGLDFLGVELLGHYIAARGRLTQVP, from the coding sequence ATGAAACTTAAAGATCTGCCTGAAGAGGAGAGACCGAGAGAGAAGCTTCTTGCCCACGGAGCAAATTCTCTTTCTGTGGTTGAACTCCTGGCTGTACTTCTGAGAACAGGAAGAAAGGGAGAAGATGTGCTTGAGTTCTCCGCCTCGATATTGAATGATTGGGGAGGACTTGAGGGGCTTTGCCGTGCGGGGGCCAGGGAGCTTATGACTGAAAAAGGTCTCAATTCATCAAAAGTGGCAACAGTGGCAGCAGTTATTGAACTGGGCAACAGGATCGCCTCCCTTGGAGGAAAAGAACGGGTCCGGTGGGAGACAAGGCTGGAAATGATAGCGAAAGAGGTCCGCTTCTGTGACAGGGAGATGATCTGGGCGCTCTTTCTGGATGCCGGAGGAAAGGTGCTGGAAGAAGAGAAGATATCCTACGGGGGTCAGAGCGGTGCCTATCTGGATATCCCTGTTTTCTACAGAAAGGCTGTCAGAATAAATGCATACGGCGTCGTACTGCTCCATAACCATCCTGACGGAAGCTGTTCTGCGAGCAGAGAAGACATAAACATAACCGATCATCTTAGAAAGGGTCTTGATTTTCTCGGTGTGGAGCTTTTGGGACATTACATTGCAGCGCGGGGGCGACTTACCCAAGTTCCATGA
- a CDS encoding rod shape-determining protein: MLKFRPNLFNYEIGIDIGTVNTVIFMKSKGVVVNEPSVVAVRNLDRKGQKEIIAFGTDAKKMIGRTPIGIKTIRPLANGVIADFEMTEHMIRHYMKNLTGTGKLFSYPKVAVCVPACVTEVEKRAVVEVTLAAGAKEAIVVEEPLAAAVGIGIAINEPQGNVVVNMGGGTCEVAVISLGGIVVNHAVRVAGNSLDEAIISMMRQNYTLAIGESTAEEIKMAIGSALPMEQELTMNVKGRDLVDGLPKVVTLSSVEVREALEPVVAQIEDTIRSAVEQTPPELVRDIVDQGIVLSGGTALLRGLSLRFSDALNVPVHVAEQPLFSVALGLGKILETPTEKTKVSITIDRQGS; encoded by the coding sequence GTGTTGAAGTTCAGACCGAACTTGTTCAATTATGAAATTGGTATAGACATTGGTACAGTAAACACGGTCATTTTCATGAAGTCCAAAGGTGTGGTCGTCAATGAGCCTTCAGTCGTTGCTGTGAGGAACCTCGACAGAAAGGGCCAAAAAGAGATAATAGCCTTTGGTACGGATGCAAAAAAGATGATCGGGCGTACCCCGATAGGCATCAAAACCATCAGACCCCTTGCCAACGGAGTCATCGCCGACTTTGAGATGACAGAGCACATGATCAGGCATTACATGAAAAACCTGACAGGAACTGGGAAACTCTTTTCATACCCCAAAGTTGCGGTATGCGTTCCCGCATGTGTGACCGAGGTGGAAAAGAGGGCTGTCGTTGAAGTGACACTTGCTGCAGGAGCAAAGGAAGCGATAGTTGTAGAAGAGCCCCTTGCTGCTGCAGTGGGCATAGGGATAGCCATAAACGAACCCCAGGGCAACGTCGTTGTCAACATGGGCGGCGGGACCTGCGAGGTAGCGGTTATATCCCTGGGCGGAATAGTCGTCAACCACGCAGTTAGGGTGGCCGGAAACTCGCTCGATGAGGCAATAATATCTATGATGCGCCAGAATTACACCCTTGCCATAGGCGAGAGTACTGCTGAGGAGATAAAGATGGCGATCGGCTCAGCACTCCCTATGGAACAGGAACTGACGATGAACGTCAAAGGGCGGGACCTGGTAGATGGTCTTCCTAAGGTGGTCACATTAAGCTCTGTTGAGGTAAGAGAGGCACTGGAACCTGTCGTTGCTCAAATTGAAGACACGATCCGCTCCGCTGTGGAGCAGACGCCTCCGGAGCTTGTAAGGGATATAGTGGACCAGGGGATAGTTCTTTCAGGGGGCACCGCTCTCCTGAGAGGACTGAGCCTCCGTTTCTCAGATGCGCTCAACGTACCCGTCCACGTCGCTGAGCAGCCCCTTTTCTCTGTGGCGCTTGGATTGGGGAAGATACTGGAGACACCCACGGAGAAGACCAAGGTTTCAATAACGATAGACAGACAGGGCAGCTGA
- a CDS encoding rod shape-determining protein MreC: MNILDRELKPWLHGAVSVLLGFCVLWAMITFPELHFTLVDGVNNALYYPEKPAMELRNIVKYSSNWVLERSSLQEKVTRLELANRVMSEELQKAGIKVSPLKEGKITAKITLRYPDDWWQGFRIDKGSRDGIKEGAAATSEGFLIGRVTRVAPNYSWVHMITSSSFLIAAAVDETRDLGVINGDDKGNLTLLYVPEERGLKVGMGVSTSLMGKHVPPGIPIGRIIGAKESKDGFRPVMIQAGAHLTQLYSVEVYTGEEKKE, from the coding sequence ATGAATATTCTGGACAGGGAGCTTAAGCCATGGCTGCACGGTGCAGTATCTGTGCTGCTTGGTTTTTGTGTGCTTTGGGCAATGATAACTTTTCCTGAACTGCATTTCACTCTCGTGGACGGAGTAAACAACGCACTTTACTATCCTGAAAAACCCGCGATGGAGCTTAGGAATATAGTTAAATACAGCAGTAACTGGGTACTTGAGAGGTCAAGCCTCCAGGAGAAGGTGACCAGGCTTGAACTGGCCAACAGGGTCATGTCGGAAGAACTCCAAAAGGCCGGAATAAAAGTTTCCCCTCTTAAAGAGGGCAAAATCACCGCAAAGATCACGCTCCGTTATCCTGATGACTGGTGGCAGGGTTTCAGGATAGATAAGGGCAGCAGGGACGGCATCAAAGAGGGCGCGGCGGCAACGTCGGAGGGTTTTCTGATCGGCCGTGTCACAAGGGTAGCCCCGAACTACTCATGGGTGCACATGATAACATCTTCTTCATTCCTTATAGCGGCAGCAGTTGACGAGACCCGCGATCTCGGGGTAATAAACGGCGATGACAAGGGGAATCTCACTCTTCTATATGTCCCGGAGGAGAGGGGACTTAAAGTGGGGATGGGAGTCTCGACATCCCTGATGGGCAAGCATGTTCCTCCCGGTATCCCCATAGGAAGGATAATAGGTGCAAAGGAGAGCAAAGACGGTTTCAGGCCGGTGATGATACAGGCAGGCGCTCATCTTACCCAACTTTACAGCGTTGAAGTCTACACGGGCGAGGAGAAGAAAGAATGA
- the mrdA gene encoding penicillin-binding protein 2, whose protein sequence is MSDRQARFSIDRRLRFLQFVILITVALLVMSLFFFQVIKANEYVRLASQNRLRIIRMAPPRGTITDSKGAPLAVNVRTFSVNGYPVDLQKEGNLKLVSSVLMRNGIPIDEEELKKLIEKQYSAPYRAITVASNLTFAQAAELITDRNFSEALFLTPVWKRTYPAGNFTAHVVGYVSEITKDELEAKKESLYRGGDMIGKNGIEAWYDEDLQGLPGEEVVEVDARGRKLRDISYSPPQRGSDTVLTIDLAAQRYAAELIGNFRGAVVAMDVNDGSVKCLYSSPSYDPNPFTWGISNKEWAALNDHKERPMMNRAISGAYPPASTFKIVTASSVLENKVATTSTTVRCPGYFELGDRRFRCWQRSGHGTENVMKALRDSCDVYFYQTATWLGIDRLIRTAAKYGVGEKSGIDLIGEISGTIAGPEWKKERVKENWYGGDTVNYSIGQGYVLMTPIQLLRAYAAIANGGRLPKPRINSKAVPEYRKLEVSPEIIKIMQEGLLEVTSTGTGRRASSFGIQIAGKTGTAQNAHGEDHAWFAGYAPANAPRYAVVVIAEAGKGGGAVAGPIVGKMLNFLINGNKYVEPVPVKPKTE, encoded by the coding sequence ATGTCTGACAGACAGGCCCGTTTCAGCATTGACAGGAGGTTAAGGTTCCTCCAGTTCGTAATTTTGATAACAGTTGCGCTGCTTGTTATGAGCCTTTTTTTCTTCCAGGTGATCAAGGCGAACGAGTACGTCAGGCTTGCATCGCAAAACAGGCTCAGGATAATAAGGATGGCGCCGCCCAGGGGTACGATCACAGACTCAAAAGGCGCACCTCTGGCGGTGAACGTAAGGACTTTCAGCGTTAACGGATATCCTGTCGACCTGCAGAAGGAGGGGAACCTCAAGCTCGTTTCCTCCGTCCTGATGAGAAACGGCATACCGATAGACGAAGAGGAACTTAAAAAGCTGATCGAAAAACAGTATTCCGCGCCCTACAGGGCGATAACCGTGGCGTCCAACCTCACCTTTGCACAGGCCGCGGAACTTATAACAGACAGGAATTTCAGTGAAGCGCTCTTCCTGACTCCCGTATGGAAGAGGACATACCCGGCAGGGAATTTTACCGCGCACGTGGTCGGTTATGTCTCAGAAATAACGAAGGATGAGCTTGAGGCAAAAAAGGAGAGCCTGTACCGAGGCGGCGACATGATAGGCAAGAACGGGATCGAAGCCTGGTATGACGAGGACCTTCAGGGTTTACCGGGTGAGGAGGTAGTCGAAGTCGATGCCAGGGGAAGGAAACTGAGGGACATATCCTACAGCCCGCCGCAAAGAGGAAGCGACACGGTCCTCACTATCGACCTTGCCGCACAGCGTTACGCAGCCGAACTCATAGGTAACTTCCGGGGAGCGGTCGTAGCGATGGATGTCAACGACGGTTCAGTAAAATGCCTTTATTCATCTCCCAGCTACGATCCCAACCCTTTCACGTGGGGCATCTCCAACAAGGAGTGGGCGGCCCTGAACGACCACAAGGAGAGGCCCATGATGAACAGGGCAATATCGGGCGCTTATCCCCCGGCTTCGACGTTTAAGATCGTTACGGCTTCATCCGTACTGGAGAACAAGGTGGCAACTACGAGCACGACGGTCAGGTGCCCGGGATACTTTGAGCTTGGCGACAGACGGTTCAGGTGCTGGCAGAGATCGGGACACGGGACGGAAAATGTGATGAAGGCATTAAGGGATTCATGTGACGTCTACTTTTACCAGACAGCCACATGGCTCGGCATAGACAGGCTGATAAGGACTGCAGCCAAGTACGGTGTAGGAGAGAAGTCCGGAATAGACCTTATCGGAGAAATTTCGGGTACTATTGCGGGGCCTGAATGGAAAAAGGAGAGGGTAAAGGAGAACTGGTACGGAGGGGACACCGTGAACTATTCGATAGGGCAGGGTTACGTTCTTATGACTCCGATCCAGCTGCTCAGAGCCTATGCGGCGATAGCCAACGGAGGCAGGCTTCCCAAGCCAAGGATAAATTCGAAGGCTGTTCCTGAATATAGGAAACTTGAAGTGTCACCTGAAATAATAAAGATAATGCAGGAAGGTCTTCTTGAGGTCACGAGCACCGGTACGGGAAGGCGGGCAAGTTCATTTGGGATCCAGATCGCCGGCAAGACGGGAACGGCGCAGAATGCCCACGGTGAAGACCATGCCTGGTTTGCCGGGTATGCCCCTGCTAATGCCCCCCGTTATGCTGTAGTGGTCATTGCTGAAGCAGGCAAGGGCGGAGGAGCGGTCGCGGGTCCGATAGTAGGGAAGATGCTCAATTTTCTTATAAATGGAAATAAATATGTTGAACCGGTCCCGGTCAAGCCTAAAACGGAATAG
- the minC gene encoding septum site-determining protein MinC — protein sequence MMIHLKGIQTGILRCVVPEELSEKKILEEFEELTVNAKKLLDGSSVVMDLQGRNFGAALVAKIWKYFIEPTGCTVISWAVTDPETSSALSRLGLTVGETNKRPRQERSAGRKVPGALLYTSTLRGGQKIVHEGDVIITGHVNVGSEVSAEGHIIVLGKLQGLAHAGYRGDEAASVSARSFESGQVRIGRKVGLIDKSSDIWGKSVVITVNRDEVLLTEWPAI from the coding sequence ATGATGATCCATCTAAAGGGTATACAGACGGGGATATTGCGATGCGTAGTCCCCGAAGAGCTCAGCGAAAAAAAGATACTTGAAGAATTTGAGGAGCTCACAGTAAACGCAAAAAAATTGCTTGACGGAAGCAGTGTTGTGATGGACCTTCAGGGCAGAAATTTCGGTGCCGCGCTGGTCGCCAAGATATGGAAATACTTCATTGAGCCGACGGGATGTACGGTCATCAGCTGGGCTGTAACAGATCCTGAGACATCATCGGCCCTTTCGCGGCTGGGCCTTACAGTCGGGGAGACGAATAAAAGGCCGCGCCAGGAAAGATCTGCAGGCCGCAAGGTACCTGGGGCACTGTTATATACATCGACGCTCCGCGGAGGGCAGAAGATAGTCCACGAGGGAGATGTGATCATCACAGGTCATGTGAACGTCGGGTCAGAGGTATCAGCCGAAGGGCACATCATTGTTCTGGGAAAACTTCAGGGGCTGGCTCATGCCGGTTATAGGGGAGATGAGGCTGCCTCGGTCTCAGCGAGATCGTTCGAATCCGGGCAGGTAAGGATAGGACGCAAGGTGGGACTTATAGACAAGAGTTCGGACATATGGGGAAAATCAGTTGTGATAACCGTAAACAGGGACGAAGTGCTGCTCACTGAGTGGCCTGCGATATAG
- the minD gene encoding septum site-determining protein MinD → MDCRIIVITSGKGGVGKTTTTANLAVALANEGYRVVAIDGDVGLRNLDVIMGLENRIVYTLVDVIEGTCRLNQAMIRDKRTENLYMIPTAQSRTKDAVSSEQMLEICGQLRNEFDFVLIDSPAGIEAGFRNAAAGADEALVVTTPEVSAVRDADRIIGLLESMEKAPISLIINRIKPEMVKRGEMLAIQDVLDILAVDLIGAVPDDESVVTSSNKGEPLTFSNGSLATKAFLNIAKRICGNEVPFMDLSGNQKGFFSSLRRIFGN, encoded by the coding sequence ATGGACTGCAGGATAATAGTCATAACATCAGGCAAAGGCGGCGTCGGAAAGACGACGACGACCGCAAACCTCGCCGTTGCTCTTGCAAACGAGGGATACAGGGTAGTAGCTATAGACGGGGATGTTGGACTCAGAAACCTCGATGTGATAATGGGCCTTGAAAACAGGATAGTATATACCCTTGTGGATGTCATAGAGGGGACCTGCAGGCTCAATCAGGCCATGATAAGGGACAAGAGGACGGAAAATCTCTACATGATCCCGACAGCGCAGTCCAGAACAAAGGATGCGGTATCATCGGAGCAGATGCTGGAAATATGCGGACAGCTCAGAAACGAGTTTGATTTCGTCCTCATCGACAGTCCGGCAGGCATAGAGGCAGGGTTCAGGAACGCTGCTGCAGGTGCCGACGAAGCACTGGTGGTAACTACTCCCGAAGTCTCGGCGGTCAGGGATGCAGACCGGATCATAGGACTCCTGGAGTCTATGGAGAAGGCCCCGATAAGCCTGATCATAAACAGGATAAAACCTGAGATGGTAAAGCGGGGGGAGATGCTGGCCATCCAGGATGTACTTGACATACTCGCGGTAGACCTCATAGGCGCCGTACCTGATGACGAAAGCGTGGTCACTTCCTCCAACAAGGGAGAACCCCTGACATTTTCGAACGGTTCTCTGGCAACTAAGGCTTTTTTAAACATAGCAAAGAGGATCTGCGGCAATGAAGTTCCCTTTATGGACCTTTCAGGCAATCAGAAGGGATTTTTCTCTTCCCTCAGAAGAATTTTCGGCAACTAG
- the minE gene encoding cell division topological specificity factor MinE, producing MFKFLTRLFPGEKSGDVAKERLQLVLIHDRNDIAPEKLEALKVDMVRLLKKYLEIDETGIKMNLERRSRSVALVADIPLKSSQKQVRGRKKNG from the coding sequence ATGTTTAAATTCCTAACACGTCTCTTCCCGGGAGAAAAAAGCGGCGATGTTGCGAAGGAGAGACTCCAGCTTGTCCTGATACACGACCGCAACGACATTGCACCCGAGAAACTGGAGGCTCTTAAGGTGGACATGGTACGTCTCCTGAAAAAATACCTGGAGATCGACGAAACGGGTATAAAAATGAATCTTGAAAGGCGGAGCAGGTCAGTCGCACTGGTAGCTGACATACCGCTTAAGAGCTCTCAAAAGCAAGTAAGGGGAAGGAAGAAGAATGGCTGA
- the rodA gene encoding rod shape-determining protein RodA has product MAEKSGSSWRDIRSNIDLIMLIAATALFFLGIAAIYSASPNKAVTFSSYAVRQLMWGSISAVVYILILRIGYRKFLDLAGPLFLLMIFLLVVLLAVGYTTKGAQSWFNLGVMRFQPSETGKVILALVLAQVCSKMPPTDIKGISAAMGLAGMMIILILLQPDLGSSLVYSVMLFAVLTAAGAPVKFLSGIVVSMLAMLPAAWVFLKPYQKMRLMVFLDPTIDPQGAGYNVIQSRIAVGSGGLFGKGFLHGTQGKLHFLPEPHTDFIFSVFSEEFGFIGCSVVLLLFTVLLLRMLNAAYYTRDTRGKLLAAGIVAWIWFQITESIGMSMGLLPITGLPLPLFSYGGSSLLAVAIALALVQSVVIVSREGRF; this is encoded by the coding sequence ATGGCTGAAAAGAGCGGCAGCAGCTGGAGAGATATCAGGTCCAACATTGACCTGATAATGCTTATCGCAGCCACAGCCCTCTTTTTTCTGGGTATAGCCGCGATATACAGTGCCAGCCCGAACAAGGCCGTCACTTTCTCCTCTTATGCCGTACGTCAGCTGATGTGGGGGTCCATAAGCGCTGTCGTATATATCCTGATATTGAGGATCGGTTACCGGAAGTTTCTTGATCTTGCAGGACCGCTCTTCCTGCTTATGATATTCCTTCTTGTTGTTCTGCTTGCGGTGGGCTATACCACTAAAGGAGCCCAAAGCTGGTTCAACTTAGGCGTCATGCGTTTTCAGCCGTCCGAGACAGGAAAGGTGATACTTGCACTCGTGCTGGCACAGGTATGCTCGAAGATGCCGCCGACCGACATCAAGGGCATATCTGCTGCCATGGGACTCGCCGGGATGATGATAATACTGATACTTCTCCAGCCCGACCTTGGAAGCTCTCTGGTCTATTCGGTAATGCTCTTTGCGGTACTGACAGCGGCAGGTGCGCCGGTCAAATTTCTTTCCGGCATAGTAGTCTCAATGCTGGCTATGCTTCCCGCGGCCTGGGTGTTCCTCAAGCCTTACCAAAAGATGAGGCTTATGGTCTTTCTGGATCCTACCATTGACCCTCAGGGAGCAGGGTATAATGTTATCCAGTCAAGGATCGCGGTCGGATCTGGGGGGCTCTTTGGAAAAGGATTCCTTCACGGAACACAGGGCAAGCTCCATTTTTTGCCGGAACCGCACACGGATTTTATATTCAGTGTTTTTTCGGAAGAATTCGGCTTCATAGGGTGTTCGGTGGTGCTGCTTCTTTTTACCGTGCTGCTTTTGAGGATGCTCAACGCAGCATACTATACCCGTGATACGAGAGGAAAGCTGCTTGCTGCGGGAATAGTGGCGTGGATTTGGTTTCAGATAACAGAAAGCATCGGCATGAGCATGGGACTGCTGCCCATCACGGGGCTGCCTCTCCCCCTTTTCAGCTATGGAGGAAGTTCGCTGCTCGCAGTTGCGATCGCGCTGGCACTTGTACAAAGCGTTGTTATAGTATCGAGAGAGGGCAGATTTTAG
- a CDS encoding TIGR03960 family B12-binding radical SAM protein, with protein sequence MLSENGTDPRRAILASVKRPSRYTGGEWGSGPVKSSDQDLVRVCYAFPDVYEVGMSYLGYQILYGLTRSLPFADAERVYAPWPDMEDSLRSSGTKLWALESRRPVSDFDVLGFTLQYELSYTNILTILDLAGIPFRSENRSGKDPIVIAGGPGALAPEPMAPFIDAFCVGDGEVLVPDVLRAIHGMKDKSREEKIWALSRIEGVYVPTVRQNKPIMRRIVENLDSAFYNTDMIVPNTGIVHDRIAVQVFKGCTRGCRFCQAGMIDRPVRERSAASVADQVEKLLKNTGWEEVGLLSLATCDWSEMGEILKKFGPMLKNNQIKLSLPSLRVDAFSVNMAAELEPIRKGGLTFAPEAGTQRLRNVINKGVTDDDIELALEATFSHGWDRVKLYFMMGLPTEREDDLAGIHEICNRAVSIAKKHKRRGDVSVSLAGFVPKAHTPFQWEAQLDRQTLKERGRWVKNNIRNRKVSISYHEPEQTYIEGVFARGDSRLADAVEEAWKRGERFDGWSEYFNFERWMGVFNDLGIDPDSYACRERGIDEILPWDHIDPGVSRSFLLEERHRSLAGDVTRDCRESCNACGWQGRTSVKGCSNG encoded by the coding sequence ATGCTGTCAGAAAATGGAACCGACCCTCGCAGAGCGATCCTTGCATCGGTCAAAAGACCGTCAAGGTACACGGGCGGAGAGTGGGGAAGCGGCCCGGTAAAAAGCTCGGATCAGGATCTGGTCAGAGTCTGCTATGCCTTTCCGGATGTATATGAGGTCGGGATGAGCTATCTGGGGTACCAGATACTCTACGGACTTACCAGGTCCCTTCCGTTTGCCGATGCGGAAAGGGTATATGCTCCGTGGCCCGATATGGAGGACTCGCTGAGATCATCCGGGACAAAGCTCTGGGCGCTTGAGAGCAGGAGGCCGGTGTCGGATTTCGATGTTCTGGGCTTCACGCTTCAGTATGAGCTGTCCTACACAAACATCCTGACAATTCTCGACCTTGCAGGTATTCCTTTCCGTTCCGAAAACAGGAGCGGCAAGGATCCGATAGTGATAGCCGGAGGACCGGGTGCACTGGCCCCCGAACCGATGGCGCCGTTCATCGATGCATTCTGCGTAGGAGACGGAGAAGTGCTTGTTCCCGATGTGCTGAGGGCGATCCATGGGATGAAGGACAAAAGCCGCGAGGAGAAAATATGGGCGTTATCAAGGATCGAAGGTGTCTACGTTCCAACGGTAAGGCAGAATAAGCCAATTATGAGAAGGATAGTCGAAAACCTTGACTCCGCCTTCTATAATACAGATATGATAGTGCCCAACACCGGGATAGTCCACGACAGGATAGCTGTACAGGTATTCAAGGGCTGTACCAGGGGATGCCGCTTCTGCCAGGCAGGGATGATAGACAGGCCTGTAAGGGAACGCAGCGCGGCATCAGTTGCGGATCAGGTCGAAAAACTGCTAAAAAACACCGGATGGGAAGAGGTCGGACTGCTCTCTCTGGCAACCTGCGACTGGAGCGAAATGGGAGAAATACTTAAAAAATTTGGTCCTATGCTGAAAAACAACCAGATAAAGCTAAGTCTTCCGAGCCTCAGGGTAGATGCGTTCTCCGTCAATATGGCGGCTGAACTGGAACCTATACGCAAGGGCGGACTCACTTTCGCGCCCGAGGCCGGCACTCAGCGTCTCAGAAATGTGATAAACAAGGGAGTAACTGACGATGACATCGAATTGGCACTGGAGGCAACTTTCTCTCATGGCTGGGACAGGGTCAAGCTCTACTTTATGATGGGACTTCCGACGGAGCGGGAAGATGACCTCGCCGGAATACACGAGATCTGCAACAGGGCAGTCTCCATAGCGAAAAAACATAAGAGAAGGGGAGATGTCAGCGTCTCCCTTGCGGGTTTTGTTCCAAAGGCACACACTCCCTTTCAGTGGGAAGCCCAGCTTGACCGCCAGACCCTCAAAGAAAGGGGCAGGTGGGTCAAGAACAACATCAGGAACCGCAAGGTCTCCATATCTTACCACGAGCCCGAACAGACCTACATAGAGGGCGTCTTTGCCAGGGGGGACTCAAGACTGGCGGATGCCGTGGAAGAAGCCTGGAAAAGGGGAGAGCGCTTCGACGGATGGTCCGAGTATTTTAATTTTGAAAGATGGATGGGGGTCTTCAATGATCTCGGGATAGATCCGGACTCATACGCATGCAGGGAAAGAGGCATCGATGAGATCCTTCCATGGGATCATATCGATCCCGGTGTTTCAAGGTCCTTCCTTCTGGAAGAGAGACATAGGTCCCTTGCAGGGGATGTGACACGGGACTGCCGGGAAAGCTGCAATGCATGCGGCTGGCAGGGGAGGACATCTGTGAAGGGTTGCTCAAATGGCTAG
- a CDS encoding TIGR03936 family radical SAM-associated protein produces the protein MARIRIIFEKKGWITFLNHQDLPVLFSRAARRAGLLQEFTEGFSPHPRISLGPALAAGVEGSDEPADFWFSFWDEGYVERWNEKLPEGIRIVDHAEVEGPSLSKLASAATYRIRGAGFELESRALSVLRSEAERTGILYGDAQDKDSVILTVGDLEHCGAGNLVRSLRDEGICEGWKDLYIVRECVGTWDVASGTVRPLIRCREV, from the coding sequence ATGGCTAGGATAAGGATAATATTCGAAAAAAAAGGATGGATCACTTTTCTGAACCATCAGGACCTGCCGGTCCTCTTTTCAAGAGCAGCAAGGAGAGCAGGGCTCTTGCAGGAATTTACGGAAGGCTTTTCTCCGCATCCCAGGATCAGCCTTGGCCCTGCACTGGCTGCCGGAGTAGAAGGATCGGATGAGCCGGCTGATTTCTGGTTCAGCTTCTGGGATGAGGGCTATGTTGAAAGATGGAACGAAAAGTTGCCCGAAGGGATCCGCATAGTTGACCATGCCGAAGTTGAAGGACCTTCTCTGTCAAAACTGGCCTCGGCGGCCACATACAGGATCAGAGGTGCAGGCTTCGAACTTGAAAGCCGTGCCCTCAGCGTGCTTCGGAGCGAGGCTGAGAGGACCGGTATACTGTACGGGGATGCCCAGGACAAAGATTCCGTGATCCTCACTGTAGGGGATCTTGAACACTGCGGCGCCGGCAATCTTGTAAGGAGCCTCAGGGATGAGGGTATATGCGAAGGATGGAAAGATCTCTACATTGTCCGCGAATGCGTAGGCACATGGGATGTCGCTTCAGGCACCGTAAGGCCTCTCATTCGATGCCGGGAGGTATGA